The following are encoded together in the Glycine soja cultivar W05 chromosome 5, ASM419377v2, whole genome shotgun sequence genome:
- the LOC114412570 gene encoding putative pumilio homolog 7, chloroplastic: MGKEILENVKDDGGLEELEMLLNEIPQATSHNLYHGKSHDVVVHHGDDDDHRHGSFVVSHGMCDDDHPFTQVQYPCVSSPVSGFSLQSDGSSSSLFSSSGHALSDTGSPTPPPLEDLKSTTMPSSGGSSSHPNNRFITPDSTLIRNANGGLVNELGGLCANFSQMYISNQQESPCDFKDASMAMHRRPFPECVSFTGNGPSNVHKHGDSYSFRRGSFDCVGVQSPLPWSPRNQDTDMNSALMANLFGSRQCAKRSEPMLSQLNDFSGSMESPCHHHSRQLMDNYYFGRSRNQPPECTASLSRNPMVDALLYAQKNGMNVTEERGMLRLPSSSRGINLRPYLGVQDLLQYRHSHSLPNSSRAVPLSNARIPQRNIDAIASEGSFIIQGEGVNYVASRGLDRSMYHSKAAVRDTGFARNLKRSELDMPYQVVGTYDNTRGARIGCSFPLLPKYSSLAEAQGYIYLMAKDQHGCRFLQKMFDEGTPEDVLMIFNEIIDHVVELMMNPFGNYLMQKLLDVCNEEQRMQILLIITEEPGQLVRISLNTHGTRVVQKLVETLKTRQQISLAVSALEPGFLALIKDLNGNHVVQRCLLCLSNEDNKFIFVAAAKYCVDIATHQHGCCVLQRCIGHSSGEYREKLIAEICANALLLAQDQFGNYVVQFILDLKISSVTTCIRLQFEGNYVHLSRQKFGSHVVEKCLAAFNDENRSRVILELLSTPHFEHLLQDPHANYVVQSALRHSEGHLHNLLVEAIESHKAVSRNSPYSKKIFSQKLLKK; encoded by the exons ATGGGGAAAGAGATATTGGAGAACGTGAAGGATGATGGGGGGCTCGAGGAGCTTGAGATGTTGCTGAATGAGATCCCTCAGGCAACATCACACAATCTTTACCATGGGAAATCGCATGATGTTGTTGTTCAtcatggtgatgatgatgatcatcgtcatggttcttttgttgtgtCTCATGGAATGTGTGATGATGACCACCCATTCACTCAGGTTCAGTATCCATGTGTTTCATCCCCTGTGAGTGGCTTTTCTCTGCAATCTGATGGTTCTTCCTCAAGCTTGTTCTCTTCTTCTGGCCATGCCTTGTCTGACACTGGATCACCAACCCCTCCTCCATTGGAGGATCTTAAATCCACCACCATGCCTTCTTCTGGAGGTTCTTCTTCTCACCCTAATAACCGTTTCATCACACCTGATTCAACTCTTATCAGGAATGCCAATGGAGGTTTGGTTAATGAACTTGGCGGCCTGTGTGCCAATTTTAGCCAAATGTACATCAGCAATCAACAGGAGAGCCCTTGTGATTtcaaggatgcttcaatggccATGCATAGGCGTCCATTTCCTGAATGTGTATCCTTCACTGGAAATGGTCCAAGCAATGTTCACAAGCATGGGGATTCTTACAGTTTCAGGAGAGGTTCTTTTGATTGTGTTGGGGTTCAGTCCCCTCTTCCCTGGAGTCCTAGAAATCAGGATACCGATATGAATTCGGCCTTAATGGCTAATTTATTTGGATCAAGACAGTGTGCCAAAAGGTCCGAGCCAATGCTTTCTCAATTAAATGACTTTAGTGGTTCAATGGAGTCTCCATGTCATCATCATTCAAGGCAGCTGATGGATAACTACTATTTTGGAAGAAGTCGAAATCAGCCACCGGAGTGTACTGCTTCTTTGAGCAGGAATCCAATGGTTGATGCTTTACTTTATGCACAGAAAAATGGAATGAATGTAACTGAAGAAAGAGGCATGTTGAGATTGCCCAGCTCTTCCCGAGGTATTAATTTAAGACCTTATTTGGGTGTTCAGGATTTACTGCAGTATAGGCATAGCCATTCTCTGCCTAATAGTTCAAGAGCTGTGCCTCTTTCAAATGCTAGAATCCCACAAAGAAACATAGATGCTATTGCAAGTGAGGGGAGCTTCATCATACAAGGTGAAGGTGTAAATTATGTTGCTAGCAGAGGTTTGGATCGTTCTATGTATCATAGTAAGGCTGCGGTGCGAGACACCGGCTTTGCTAGGAATTTGAAGAGATCAGAGCTAGACATGCCATACCAGGTTGTAGGAACTTATGACAATACTAGGGGTGCCAGGATAGGTTGCTCCTTTCCTTTGTTACCCAAGTACAGTTCCCTAGCTGAAGCTCaaggttatatatatttaatggcCAAAGATCAGCATGGCTGTAGGTTCTTGCAGAAAATGTTTGATGAGGGTACACCAGAAGATGTTCTAATGATATTTAATGAGATAATTGATCATGTAGTGGAACTTATGATGAATCCTTTTGGAAATTACCTTATGCAGAAGTTATTGGATGTATGCAATGAAGAACAGAGGATGCAAATCCTATTAATAATTACCGAAGAACCtgggcagcttgtcagaatctCTTTAAACACTCATGG caCTCGCGTGGTGCAGAAGCTAGTTGAGACTCTCAAAACTAGGCAGCAAATTTCATTAGCTGTTTCAGCTCTTGAACCAGGATTCTTGGCTCTCATCAAAGATCTAAATGGAAACCATGTGGTTCAGCGTTGTTTGCTATGTTTAAGCAACGAAGATAACAAG TTTATATTTGTTGCTGCTGCAAAGTATTGTGTTGACATTGCAACTCACCAACACGGATGCTGTGTTCTGCAAAGATGCATTGGCCATTCAAGCGGGGAGTATCGAGAAAAACTGATTGCAGAAATATGTGCTAATGCACTTCTGCTAGCTCAAGATCAATTCGG AAATTATGTTGTTCAATTTATCTTGGACTTGAAGATTTCATCTGTCACCACATGCATAAGGTTGCAATTTGAAGGCAACTATGTGCACCTATCAAGACAGAAGTTTGGTAGTCATGTGGTTGAAAAATGTCTTGCTGCATTCAATGATGAGAATCGATCAAGAGTCATTCTTGAACTGCTCTCCACGCCTCACTTTGAACATTTGCTTCAAGATCCACATGCAAACTATGTTGTTCAATCAGCTCTTCGACATTCTGAG GGTCATTTACACAATTTACTAGTTGAAGCAATCGAGTCCCACAAAGCCGTTTCTCGAAACAGCCCGTATTCCAAGAAGATTTTCTCGCAGAAGCTTTTGAAGAAATGA
- the LOC114412571 gene encoding protein LNK1-like isoform X3, whose amino-acid sequence MGRENLLNLNQKERTEKANKPEDLLSPCDSDSCREHKKLTSDNTRMSDHCLKSSKVDSSSSELYADDTILGDKCVVEDDSVSQYSINHISQTDNELSFLDNDGWLNIGNFEDVDRMMLSCDLTFGMESLNNEEEFCWLRSSNGTEGSDDALKSAFKFSSAEASLLKSISDYNIDTNENMEGLPINDGNNKASPIDKKLRSRMNANHDDVPSSLSTFHESAMKSGNRDDLMAKLKMEGNLLKTSAGKRKNGYLGHGDFDLPYAQVEQYANLKQSFGASSSGVTSQDSIHKHRPDMDSNSLGHIQIQTDLMDPGYCHTSNYTSLLPTLSGSRSGHDGHPSPSFKESSFAPNMESSNAHKLDAVALKTKNERENLYFCHDAQLISPRFKSGNMGNPEPFKSPGSAQKVGHQFENENEGHSEVGEISIRFSQEIDSSNVQESSSMSSALDEASLETTSFCQLQQIMDQLDIRTKLCIRDSLYRLAKSAEQRHNDTNASGQIGDDVEACKAVMIQDSNRFAFI is encoded by the exons ATG GGTAGGGAGAACTTGCTAAATCTGAACCAGAAAGAGAGAACAGAAAAGGCTAACAAACCTGAAGATCTGCTTTCTCCATGTGATAGTGACTCATGCAGAGAACATAAAAAGCTAACATCAGATAATACAAGGATGTCTGATCATTGTTTGAAGAGCAGCAAAGTAGATTCTAGTAGTAGTGAGCTTTATGCAGATGATACCATCTTAGGAGACAAGTGTGTGGTGGAGGATGATAGCGTGTCTCAATATTCAATCAATCACATATCTCAAACTGACAATGAACTCAGCTTTCTTGATAATGATGGGTGGCTCAATATCGGAAACTTTGAAGATGTTGATAGGATGATGTT AAGCTGTGACTTGACATTTGGAATGGAGAGCCTCAATAATGAAGAGGAGTTCTGCTGGCTCCGGTCTTCAAATGGAACTGAAGGATCTGATGATGCATTGAAGTCTGCATTCAAGTTTTCATCTGCTGAAGCAAGTCTGTTGAAAAGTATATCAGATTATAATATCGacacaaatgaaaacatggaaGGTCTGCCAATTAATGACGGCAACAATAAAGCATCTCctattgataaaaaattgaGGTCTCGAATGAATGCCAATCATGATGATGTTCCTTCTTCATTATCAACATTCCATGAATCAGCCATGAAATCTGGTAATAGAGATGACTTGATGGCTAAACTAAAG ATGGAAGGAAACCTGTTAAAAACATCAGcaggaaagagaaaaaatggtTACCTGGGACATGGTGATTTTGATCTTCCTTATGCTCAAGTGGAGCAATATGCAAATCTGAAGCAATCTTTTGGAGCCTCTTCCAGTGGGGTCACTTCACAGGATAGCATCCACAAACACAGACCAGACATGGATTCTAATTCTTTAGGACATATACAGATACAAACTGACCTAATGGACCCAGGCTATTGTCATACTTCTAATTACACTTCCCTCCTTCCAACTTTGTCTGGATCTAGGTCTGGACATGATGGACATCCATCTCCTTCTTTTAAAGAATCGTCATTTGCACCTAACATGGAGAGTTCTAATGCTCATAAGTTGGATGCTGTtgccttgaaaacaaaaaatgagagagaaaatttatatttttgccaCGATGCACAACTAATAAGTCCAAGATTTAAAAGTGGAAATATGGGAAATCCTGAGCCATTCAAAAGTCCAGGTTCAGCTCAGAAGGTAGGCCATCAgtttgaaaatgagaatgaagGCCATAGTGAAGTTGGAGAAATTAGCATAAGATTTTCACAAGAAATAGACTCATCAAATGTGCAGGAAAGCTCATCTATGAGCTCTGCACTGGACGAAGCCTCACTTGAAACAACTAGCTTTTGCCAACTGCAACAGATCATGGATCag TTGGATATTAGAACCAAACTATGCATAAGGGACAGTCTATACCGCTTGGCTAAAAGTGCTGAACAAAGACATAATGATACCAATGCAAGTGGTCAAATTGGTGATGATGTTGAAGCCTGCAAAGCAGTAATGATACAGGACTCAAACAG GTTTGCATTTATTTGA
- the LOC114412571 gene encoding protein LNK1-like isoform X1, whose protein sequence is MGRENLLNLNQKERTEKANKPEDLLSPCDSDSCREHKKLTSDNTRMSDHCLKSSKVDSSSSELYADDTILGDKCVVEDDSVSQYSINHISQTDNELSFLDNDGWLNIGNFEDVDRMMLSCDLTFGMESLNNEEEFCWLRSSNGTEGSDDALKSAFKFSSAEASLLKSISDYNIDTNENMEGLPINDGNNKASPIDKKLRSRMNANHDDVPSSLSTFHESAMKSGNRDDLMAKLKMEGNLLKTSAGKRKNGYLGHGDFDLPYAQVEQYANLKQSFGASSSGVTSQDSIHKHRPDMDSNSLGHIQIQTDLMDPGYCHTSNYTSLLPTLSGSRSGHDGHPSPSFKESSFAPNMESSNAHKLDAVALKTKNERENLYFCHDAQLISPRFKSGNMGNPEPFKSPGSAQKVGHQFENENEGHSEVGEISIRFSQEIDSSNVQESSSMSSALDEASLETTSFCQLQQIMDQLDIRTKLCIRDSLYRLAKSAEQRHNDTNASGQIGDDVEACKAVMIQDSNRCTGFMNIETDTNPIDRTVAHLLFHRPSDPSMLPHNDPLPFKSSSMLCGSVINPAVVTEKEVCQEESSTGLEKSS, encoded by the exons ATG GGTAGGGAGAACTTGCTAAATCTGAACCAGAAAGAGAGAACAGAAAAGGCTAACAAACCTGAAGATCTGCTTTCTCCATGTGATAGTGACTCATGCAGAGAACATAAAAAGCTAACATCAGATAATACAAGGATGTCTGATCATTGTTTGAAGAGCAGCAAAGTAGATTCTAGTAGTAGTGAGCTTTATGCAGATGATACCATCTTAGGAGACAAGTGTGTGGTGGAGGATGATAGCGTGTCTCAATATTCAATCAATCACATATCTCAAACTGACAATGAACTCAGCTTTCTTGATAATGATGGGTGGCTCAATATCGGAAACTTTGAAGATGTTGATAGGATGATGTT AAGCTGTGACTTGACATTTGGAATGGAGAGCCTCAATAATGAAGAGGAGTTCTGCTGGCTCCGGTCTTCAAATGGAACTGAAGGATCTGATGATGCATTGAAGTCTGCATTCAAGTTTTCATCTGCTGAAGCAAGTCTGTTGAAAAGTATATCAGATTATAATATCGacacaaatgaaaacatggaaGGTCTGCCAATTAATGACGGCAACAATAAAGCATCTCctattgataaaaaattgaGGTCTCGAATGAATGCCAATCATGATGATGTTCCTTCTTCATTATCAACATTCCATGAATCAGCCATGAAATCTGGTAATAGAGATGACTTGATGGCTAAACTAAAG ATGGAAGGAAACCTGTTAAAAACATCAGcaggaaagagaaaaaatggtTACCTGGGACATGGTGATTTTGATCTTCCTTATGCTCAAGTGGAGCAATATGCAAATCTGAAGCAATCTTTTGGAGCCTCTTCCAGTGGGGTCACTTCACAGGATAGCATCCACAAACACAGACCAGACATGGATTCTAATTCTTTAGGACATATACAGATACAAACTGACCTAATGGACCCAGGCTATTGTCATACTTCTAATTACACTTCCCTCCTTCCAACTTTGTCTGGATCTAGGTCTGGACATGATGGACATCCATCTCCTTCTTTTAAAGAATCGTCATTTGCACCTAACATGGAGAGTTCTAATGCTCATAAGTTGGATGCTGTtgccttgaaaacaaaaaatgagagagaaaatttatatttttgccaCGATGCACAACTAATAAGTCCAAGATTTAAAAGTGGAAATATGGGAAATCCTGAGCCATTCAAAAGTCCAGGTTCAGCTCAGAAGGTAGGCCATCAgtttgaaaatgagaatgaagGCCATAGTGAAGTTGGAGAAATTAGCATAAGATTTTCACAAGAAATAGACTCATCAAATGTGCAGGAAAGCTCATCTATGAGCTCTGCACTGGACGAAGCCTCACTTGAAACAACTAGCTTTTGCCAACTGCAACAGATCATGGATCag TTGGATATTAGAACCAAACTATGCATAAGGGACAGTCTATACCGCTTGGCTAAAAGTGCTGAACAAAGACATAATGATACCAATGCAAGTGGTCAAATTGGTGATGATGTTGAAGCCTGCAAAGCAGTAATGATACAGGACTCAAACAG GTGTACGGGATTCATGAATATTGAAACTGATACAAATCCCATTGATCGAACTGTTGCACACTTACTGTTTCACAGGCCTTCAGATCCATCAATGTTGCCCCATAATGATCCTTTACCTTTCAAGTCCAGTTCCATG TTATGTGGATCGGTGATCAATCCAGCAGTAGTGACTGAGAAAGAGGTTTGTCAGGAAGAATCTTCTACTGGATTAGAAAAGTCGTCTTAA
- the LOC114412571 gene encoding protein LNK1-like isoform X2, giving the protein MSDHCLKSSKVDSSSSELYADDTILGDKCVVEDDSVSQYSINHISQTDNELSFLDNDGWLNIGNFEDVDRMMLSCDLTFGMESLNNEEEFCWLRSSNGTEGSDDALKSAFKFSSAEASLLKSISDYNIDTNENMEGLPINDGNNKASPIDKKLRSRMNANHDDVPSSLSTFHESAMKSGNRDDLMAKLKMEGNLLKTSAGKRKNGYLGHGDFDLPYAQVEQYANLKQSFGASSSGVTSQDSIHKHRPDMDSNSLGHIQIQTDLMDPGYCHTSNYTSLLPTLSGSRSGHDGHPSPSFKESSFAPNMESSNAHKLDAVALKTKNERENLYFCHDAQLISPRFKSGNMGNPEPFKSPGSAQKVGHQFENENEGHSEVGEISIRFSQEIDSSNVQESSSMSSALDEASLETTSFCQLQQIMDQLDIRTKLCIRDSLYRLAKSAEQRHNDTNASGQIGDDVEACKAVMIQDSNRCTGFMNIETDTNPIDRTVAHLLFHRPSDPSMLPHNDPLPFKSSSMLCGSVINPAVVTEKEVCQEESSTGLEKSS; this is encoded by the exons ATGTCTGATCATTGTTTGAAGAGCAGCAAAGTAGATTCTAGTAGTAGTGAGCTTTATGCAGATGATACCATCTTAGGAGACAAGTGTGTGGTGGAGGATGATAGCGTGTCTCAATATTCAATCAATCACATATCTCAAACTGACAATGAACTCAGCTTTCTTGATAATGATGGGTGGCTCAATATCGGAAACTTTGAAGATGTTGATAGGATGATGTT AAGCTGTGACTTGACATTTGGAATGGAGAGCCTCAATAATGAAGAGGAGTTCTGCTGGCTCCGGTCTTCAAATGGAACTGAAGGATCTGATGATGCATTGAAGTCTGCATTCAAGTTTTCATCTGCTGAAGCAAGTCTGTTGAAAAGTATATCAGATTATAATATCGacacaaatgaaaacatggaaGGTCTGCCAATTAATGACGGCAACAATAAAGCATCTCctattgataaaaaattgaGGTCTCGAATGAATGCCAATCATGATGATGTTCCTTCTTCATTATCAACATTCCATGAATCAGCCATGAAATCTGGTAATAGAGATGACTTGATGGCTAAACTAAAG ATGGAAGGAAACCTGTTAAAAACATCAGcaggaaagagaaaaaatggtTACCTGGGACATGGTGATTTTGATCTTCCTTATGCTCAAGTGGAGCAATATGCAAATCTGAAGCAATCTTTTGGAGCCTCTTCCAGTGGGGTCACTTCACAGGATAGCATCCACAAACACAGACCAGACATGGATTCTAATTCTTTAGGACATATACAGATACAAACTGACCTAATGGACCCAGGCTATTGTCATACTTCTAATTACACTTCCCTCCTTCCAACTTTGTCTGGATCTAGGTCTGGACATGATGGACATCCATCTCCTTCTTTTAAAGAATCGTCATTTGCACCTAACATGGAGAGTTCTAATGCTCATAAGTTGGATGCTGTtgccttgaaaacaaaaaatgagagagaaaatttatatttttgccaCGATGCACAACTAATAAGTCCAAGATTTAAAAGTGGAAATATGGGAAATCCTGAGCCATTCAAAAGTCCAGGTTCAGCTCAGAAGGTAGGCCATCAgtttgaaaatgagaatgaagGCCATAGTGAAGTTGGAGAAATTAGCATAAGATTTTCACAAGAAATAGACTCATCAAATGTGCAGGAAAGCTCATCTATGAGCTCTGCACTGGACGAAGCCTCACTTGAAACAACTAGCTTTTGCCAACTGCAACAGATCATGGATCag TTGGATATTAGAACCAAACTATGCATAAGGGACAGTCTATACCGCTTGGCTAAAAGTGCTGAACAAAGACATAATGATACCAATGCAAGTGGTCAAATTGGTGATGATGTTGAAGCCTGCAAAGCAGTAATGATACAGGACTCAAACAG GTGTACGGGATTCATGAATATTGAAACTGATACAAATCCCATTGATCGAACTGTTGCACACTTACTGTTTCACAGGCCTTCAGATCCATCAATGTTGCCCCATAATGATCCTTTACCTTTCAAGTCCAGTTCCATG TTATGTGGATCGGTGATCAATCCAGCAGTAGTGACTGAGAAAGAGGTTTGTCAGGAAGAATCTTCTACTGGATTAGAAAAGTCGTCTTAA
- the LOC114412571 gene encoding protein LNK1-like isoform X4, whose amino-acid sequence MESLNNEEEFCWLRSSNGTEGSDDALKSAFKFSSAEASLLKSISDYNIDTNENMEGLPINDGNNKASPIDKKLRSRMNANHDDVPSSLSTFHESAMKSGNRDDLMAKLKMEGNLLKTSAGKRKNGYLGHGDFDLPYAQVEQYANLKQSFGASSSGVTSQDSIHKHRPDMDSNSLGHIQIQTDLMDPGYCHTSNYTSLLPTLSGSRSGHDGHPSPSFKESSFAPNMESSNAHKLDAVALKTKNERENLYFCHDAQLISPRFKSGNMGNPEPFKSPGSAQKVGHQFENENEGHSEVGEISIRFSQEIDSSNVQESSSMSSALDEASLETTSFCQLQQIMDQLDIRTKLCIRDSLYRLAKSAEQRHNDTNASGQIGDDVEACKAVMIQDSNRCTGFMNIETDTNPIDRTVAHLLFHRPSDPSMLPHNDPLPFKSSSMLCGSVINPAVVTEKEVCQEESSTGLEKSS is encoded by the exons ATGGAGAGCCTCAATAATGAAGAGGAGTTCTGCTGGCTCCGGTCTTCAAATGGAACTGAAGGATCTGATGATGCATTGAAGTCTGCATTCAAGTTTTCATCTGCTGAAGCAAGTCTGTTGAAAAGTATATCAGATTATAATATCGacacaaatgaaaacatggaaGGTCTGCCAATTAATGACGGCAACAATAAAGCATCTCctattgataaaaaattgaGGTCTCGAATGAATGCCAATCATGATGATGTTCCTTCTTCATTATCAACATTCCATGAATCAGCCATGAAATCTGGTAATAGAGATGACTTGATGGCTAAACTAAAG ATGGAAGGAAACCTGTTAAAAACATCAGcaggaaagagaaaaaatggtTACCTGGGACATGGTGATTTTGATCTTCCTTATGCTCAAGTGGAGCAATATGCAAATCTGAAGCAATCTTTTGGAGCCTCTTCCAGTGGGGTCACTTCACAGGATAGCATCCACAAACACAGACCAGACATGGATTCTAATTCTTTAGGACATATACAGATACAAACTGACCTAATGGACCCAGGCTATTGTCATACTTCTAATTACACTTCCCTCCTTCCAACTTTGTCTGGATCTAGGTCTGGACATGATGGACATCCATCTCCTTCTTTTAAAGAATCGTCATTTGCACCTAACATGGAGAGTTCTAATGCTCATAAGTTGGATGCTGTtgccttgaaaacaaaaaatgagagagaaaatttatatttttgccaCGATGCACAACTAATAAGTCCAAGATTTAAAAGTGGAAATATGGGAAATCCTGAGCCATTCAAAAGTCCAGGTTCAGCTCAGAAGGTAGGCCATCAgtttgaaaatgagaatgaagGCCATAGTGAAGTTGGAGAAATTAGCATAAGATTTTCACAAGAAATAGACTCATCAAATGTGCAGGAAAGCTCATCTATGAGCTCTGCACTGGACGAAGCCTCACTTGAAACAACTAGCTTTTGCCAACTGCAACAGATCATGGATCag TTGGATATTAGAACCAAACTATGCATAAGGGACAGTCTATACCGCTTGGCTAAAAGTGCTGAACAAAGACATAATGATACCAATGCAAGTGGTCAAATTGGTGATGATGTTGAAGCCTGCAAAGCAGTAATGATACAGGACTCAAACAG GTGTACGGGATTCATGAATATTGAAACTGATACAAATCCCATTGATCGAACTGTTGCACACTTACTGTTTCACAGGCCTTCAGATCCATCAATGTTGCCCCATAATGATCCTTTACCTTTCAAGTCCAGTTCCATG TTATGTGGATCGGTGATCAATCCAGCAGTAGTGACTGAGAAAGAGGTTTGTCAGGAAGAATCTTCTACTGGATTAGAAAAGTCGTCTTAA
- the LOC114412573 gene encoding uncharacterized protein LOC114412573, whose amino-acid sequence MSLSLIQGYSSAEDEDQPQPHDSDLEDSDDEAAAAASWTAAANHPSLGDRSIFDHVPNPPSATGLPSAFDAFSEIAEPPQFLNNSVEEYNNNPSSRDADEQQGKHANRWRRKDKKDLPTGAVVEAKPQLVGIHERVRSDINGSQAPTSAASGTSEGGKWAPTATNPNAEDAAELLRMCLQCGIPKTYSSARGMVCPVCGDRPPKDDTSTESKKKGSTVKDKEKSKRMKGQSSHATWKSETEMHLRQQFD is encoded by the exons ATGAGTTTGTCTCTCATTCAAGGTTATTCTTCCGCCGAAGACGAAGACCAACCCCAACCCCACGATTCCGACCTCGAAGATTCCGACGATGAagccgccgccgccgcctccTGGACCGCCGCCGCAAACCACCCTTCTCTGGGCGACAGATCCATCTTCGACCACGTTCCGAATCCTCCTTCTGCCACGGGTCTTCCTTCTGCATTCGACGCTTTCTCCGAA ATTGCAGAACCGCCACAATTTCTGAACAACAGTGTGGAAGAGTATAACAACAACCCTTCTTCGAGAGACGCTGATGAGCAACAAGGGAAGCATGCCAATAGGTGGCGCCGCAAGGACAAGAAGGATTTACCTACAG GTGCGGTCGTAGAGGCAAAACCTCAACTGGTTGGGATTCATGAGCGAGTAAGAAGTGACATCAATGGTAGCCAAGCACCAACATCAGCTGCCTCAGGCACATCAGAAGGAGGCAAGTGGGCGCCAACTGCAACAAATCCTAATGCTGAAGATGCTGCAGAGCTTTTAAG AATGTGCTTGCAGTGTGGGATTCCCAAAACATACTCTAGTGCACGTGGAATGGTCTGCCCTGTATGTGGTGATCGCCCTCCAAAGGATGATACCAGCACAGAATCCAAGAAGAAAGGATCAACTGTCAAAGATAAGGAAAAATCTAAAAGGATGAAGGGTCAATCATCCCATGCAACCTGGAAAAGTGAAACAGAGATGCATCTAAGGCAACAGTTTGATTAG
- the LOC114412574 gene encoding endoplasmic reticulum-Golgi intermediate compartment protein 3-like, producing the protein MIPCLFGSFFILQPTHSFPHAPFSGHRRRRNAVHRFIFSQRLRRPPVMDKVFNKLRNLDAYPKVNEDFYNRTLAGGVVTVVSAAVMLFLFFSELSLYLYTVTESKLLVDTSRGDTLHINFDVTFPAVRCSILSLDAMDISGEQHLDIRHNIVKKRIDANGNVIEERKDGIGAPKIERPLQKHGGRLGHDEKYCGSCFGAEESDEHCCNSCEEVREAYRKKGWAMTNMDLIDQCQREGYVQRVKDEEGEGCNLQGSLEVNKVAGNFHFATGKSFLQSAIFLADLLALQDNHYNISHRINKLSFGHHFPGLVNPLDGVKWVQGPAHGMYQYFIKVVPTIYTDIRGRVIHSNQYSVTEHFKSSELGVAVPGVFFFYDISPIKVNFKEEHIPFLHFLTNICAIIGGVFTVAGIIDSSIYYGQRTIKRKMELGKFT; encoded by the exons ATGATCCCGTGTTTGTTTGGGtctttcttcattcttcaaccaACCCATTCCTTCCCCCACGCGCCATTCTCCGGCCACCGTCGACGACGGAACGCCGTTCACCGCTTCATATTCTCCCAAAGGCTTCGGCGACCGCCCGTGATGGATAAAGTCTTCAACAAGCTCCGCAATTTGGACGCTTACCCAAAAGTCAATGAAGATTTTTACAACCGCACGCTCGCCGGCGGCGTTGTCACCGTCGTTTCCGCCGCCGTCatgctctttctcttcttttccgAGCTAA GTTTATACCTCTACACAGTTACGGAGAGTAAGCTTTTGGTGGATACTTCAAGGGGAGATACCTTGCACATCAAT TTTGATGTCACTTTTCCTGCTGTTCGATGTTCAATACTCAGCTTAGATGCAATGGATATTAGTGGCGAGCAGCATCTTGACATA CGACATAATATAGTGAAGAAAAGAATTGATGCTAATGGTAATGTGATAGAAGAGAGGAAGGATGGAATTGGTGCACCAAAG ATTGAGAGACCCTTACAGAAACATGGTGGCAGACTTGGACATGATGAAAAGTATTGTGGTTCATGTTTTGGTGCAGAAGAG TCAGATGAACACTGTTGTAATTCTTGTGAAGAAGTGCGTGAAGCATATAGGAAAAAGGGCTGGGCAATGACAAATATGGATTTGATTGATCAG TGTCAAAGAGAGGGTTATGTGCAAAGGGTAAAGGATGAAGAAGGTGAAGGATGCAATCTTCAAGGATCTCTTGAAGTTAATAAAGTAGCAGgaaattttcattttgcaaCTGGGAAAAGCTTTCTTCAGTCTGCTATATTTCTGGCTGATCTGCTTGCTCTACAGGATAATCATTATAAT ATTAGCCATCGGATCAACAAATTAAGTTTTGGTCACCATTTCCCTGGATTGGTAAATCCTCTTGACGG GGTAAAGTGGGTGCAAGGACCTGCTCATGGCATGTACCAGTATTTCATAAAG GTGGTCCCTACAATATACACAGACATTAGAGGCCGTGTTATCCATTCAAATCAG TATTCTGTGACTGAGCATTTCAAGAGTTCAGAGCTGGGTGTTGCAGTTCCTggagttttcttcttttatgaCATATCTCCAATCAAG GTCAACTTTAAAGAGGAACATATTCCATTTTTACATTTCCTGACCAATATTTGTGCAATTATTGGAG GTGTATTTACTGTTGCGGGAATAATAGATTCATCGATATATTATGGTCAGAGAACAATCAAGAGGAAGATGGAGCTTGGAAAATTTACATGA